A genomic window from Sporosarcina sp. Marseille-Q4063 includes:
- the zwf gene encoding glucose-6-phosphate dehydrogenase: MEDLTFVLFGATGDLAQRKLFPALYNLFLEGKIPGSFSVIGLGRREWSNEFFQSKVEESLRVHSRRAVQTAGLQAFLAHFQYCAFDATDKNSYQLLHELIENREAELGIPGNRLFYLSVAPQLVEVITSNLNKNGINRTKGWRRLVVEKPFGTDLKSARQLNKKLSEAFNEVEIYRIDHYLGKPMVQNLESLVYANPALGSLLDLKQIANVQITASETVGVETRAAYYDQAGAIRDMVQNHLLQLVMMTALHIPEKITAKEVSLKKIEVIESLRPISKEDAHRDVIRGQYESGEVLDTPVEGYQEEPGVKAGSNIDTYFAARLYIDTPYWSGIPIYIRTGKRLNKKSTRIVIEFKNKAKEIPAEGIIPNLLILDINPNEGISLRLNIKDPSSNRFEPACINFTTDSDDQSEAYELLLFDAMLGNATFFAHWEEVELSWKWIQPLLEAFEADMLPLHPYTAGSTGPDAANELLQSDKFNWW; this comes from the coding sequence ATGGAAGACCTGACTTTTGTTTTATTTGGCGCAACAGGAGACTTGGCGCAACGTAAGTTATTCCCTGCTTTATATAATTTATTTCTCGAAGGAAAAATACCAGGCTCATTTTCTGTAATCGGTTTAGGAAGAAGAGAGTGGTCAAACGAATTTTTCCAATCCAAAGTAGAAGAATCACTTAGAGTCCATTCAAGGAGAGCTGTTCAAACAGCTGGTTTACAAGCGTTTCTAGCGCATTTTCAGTACTGCGCATTTGATGCGACAGACAAGAATTCCTATCAGCTTTTGCACGAGCTCATTGAAAACAGAGAAGCCGAGTTGGGTATACCTGGAAACCGCCTTTTCTATTTATCCGTTGCACCTCAGTTAGTCGAGGTGATTACGTCAAATCTTAACAAAAACGGGATAAACCGTACCAAAGGCTGGAGACGACTCGTTGTTGAAAAGCCATTTGGCACCGATTTAAAATCAGCCAGGCAATTAAATAAGAAATTGAGTGAAGCTTTCAATGAAGTAGAAATTTATAGGATTGACCATTATCTCGGAAAACCGATGGTCCAAAATCTCGAGTCATTGGTATATGCCAATCCGGCCTTAGGATCCTTATTAGATCTTAAACAAATTGCCAATGTTCAAATCACCGCAAGTGAAACAGTCGGCGTCGAAACCCGCGCTGCCTATTATGACCAAGCCGGTGCCATTCGCGATATGGTTCAGAACCACCTGCTCCAGTTGGTGATGATGACCGCCTTGCACATTCCCGAGAAAATAACAGCCAAAGAAGTTAGCCTTAAAAAAATAGAAGTGATTGAATCTCTTCGCCCCATCTCAAAAGAAGATGCACACCGGGATGTTATTCGCGGGCAATATGAATCGGGTGAAGTCCTTGACACACCTGTTGAAGGCTATCAAGAAGAGCCCGGAGTTAAAGCTGGATCAAATATTGACACTTATTTCGCGGCACGCTTATATATTGATACTCCGTATTGGAGCGGAATTCCCATTTATATTCGTACGGGGAAAAGGTTAAACAAGAAATCTACACGCATTGTCATTGAGTTTAAGAATAAAGCAAAAGAAATCCCGGCTGAAGGGATTATCCCGAACTTATTAATACTCGACATTAATCCGAACGAAGGTATTTCTTTAAGGCTGAATATAAAAGATCCTTCAAGCAATCGTTTTGAACCTGCCTGCATTAACTTCACGACTGATTCGGATGATCAGTCGGAAGCCTATGAACTTCTGCTATTTGATGCGATGCTCGGGAATGCGACATTCTTTGCGCATTGGGAAGAGGTTGAATTATCGTGGAAATGGATCCAACCGTTATTAGAAGCGTTTGAAGCGGATATGTTGCCTTTACATCCTTACACTGCGGGCTCAACGGGTCCAGATGCAGCAAATGAACTATTGCAATCAGATAAATTTAATTGGTGGTAA
- a CDS encoding cyclase family protein has translation MKMYDVTGTVYEGMTVYKDKPEKQPTFNTVTNGYVTETRVELDVHTGTHIDAPRHMVVDGDTFESVPMEDLVGQSKVFDLTDVEDGISKEDLAQFDIQKGDFVILKTKNSYEDAFNFEFIYLAQDGAEYLSELGVRGVGIDTLGIERDQEGHPTHKTLFGNKIIIIEGLRLKEVEQGEYFMVAAPLKLTGTDGSPARVLLFEGLK, from the coding sequence ATGAAAATGTATGATGTAACAGGAACAGTTTACGAAGGCATGACGGTTTATAAGGATAAACCAGAAAAACAACCAACGTTTAATACAGTAACGAATGGTTATGTCACTGAAACGCGGGTGGAACTAGATGTGCACACAGGAACGCATATCGATGCGCCGCGTCACATGGTTGTAGACGGGGATACGTTTGAATCAGTTCCGATGGAAGACCTTGTAGGGCAGTCTAAAGTGTTCGATTTAACAGACGTGGAAGACGGGATTTCAAAAGAGGACTTAGCGCAATTTGATATTCAAAAAGGCGACTTTGTCATTTTGAAAACGAAAAACTCATATGAAGATGCATTTAATTTCGAGTTTATTTATCTTGCCCAAGACGGAGCAGAATATCTTTCTGAGTTAGGTGTAAGAGGTGTTGGAATCGACACGCTCGGTATCGAACGGGATCAAGAAGGACATCCTACTCATAAAACACTATTTGGAAATAAAATCATTATTATAGAAGGACTTCGCTTAAAGGAAGTTGAGCAAGGGGAGTACTTCATGGTTGCGGCACCGTTGAAATTAACGGGTACAGATGGATCGCCTGCAAGAGTGTTGCTATTCGAAGGGTTAAAATAA
- a CDS encoding c-type cytochrome, which yields MNRRSLLIFIGFLLIVPLVIIVITQGGFIPKVGNATHDPPSINDIPEGQLGEAILRGRDLLHDTSNILRSEAASIEDGEKRVNELTCTSCHAGNGIDENVSSLVGVSGVYPIYRDRSDNIVTLEDRINGCMVRSMNGQPFPEGDEDVKAMIAYITYISKGVPIGSEPEWLGKNDMENVPTPDVAEGEEMFQQTCITCHASDGAGTGPNTGPALWGEGSFNDGAGMARLSKFAGFIKNNMPQDDPGSLSKQEAANIAAYVLSQDRPEWQGHDDDWPNGGGPTDIMTKELREQVKNDTIDWDKVLGERK from the coding sequence GTGAACAGGAGATCTTTATTAATTTTCATCGGGTTTTTACTTATAGTCCCCCTCGTCATCATTGTAATTACCCAAGGCGGTTTTATTCCCAAAGTAGGAAACGCTACGCATGACCCACCATCAATTAATGACATTCCAGAGGGGCAACTCGGGGAAGCGATTTTAAGAGGGCGTGATTTATTACATGACACGTCCAATATTTTAAGATCAGAAGCTGCTTCTATTGAAGACGGCGAAAAAAGAGTGAATGAGCTAACCTGTACAAGCTGCCATGCAGGAAACGGTATTGATGAGAATGTTTCATCATTAGTAGGTGTCTCAGGAGTCTATCCGATTTACAGAGATCGTTCGGATAATATTGTCACGCTAGAAGACCGCATAAATGGATGCATGGTTCGAAGCATGAATGGTCAACCGTTTCCGGAAGGCGACGAAGACGTAAAAGCGATGATTGCTTACATCACCTATATTTCCAAAGGCGTTCCAATCGGTTCGGAACCGGAATGGCTTGGCAAGAACGACATGGAAAACGTACCCACGCCAGATGTTGCGGAAGGCGAGGAAATGTTTCAACAGACTTGCATCACATGCCACGCAAGCGATGGCGCAGGTACAGGTCCAAACACAGGTCCTGCTCTTTGGGGAGAAGGATCATTTAATGATGGAGCCGGAATGGCCCGGTTATCAAAATTCGCTGGATTCATCAAAAATAATATGCCGCAAGATGATCCAGGTTCTCTTTCAAAACAAGAAGCTGCTAATATTGCCGCCTATGTTTTATCGCAGGATCGTCCAGAATGGCAAGGCCATGATGATGATTGGCCAAACGGTGGAGGCCCGACTGATATTATGACCAAAGAACTTCGCGAACAAGTGAAAAACGACACCATCGATTGGGATAAGGTGCTCGGCGAAAGAAAATGA
- a CDS encoding DUF3231 family protein, giving the protein MGVMEGNPKKEPMHYGEVIGVWAYIGANNGLISGYEAFVNHAADEDLIKLLKEAVQTMKSEVKELEGLLQENGITPPPALPGRGTANAEDIPAGARFMDPEISAAMSINVGQGMVSISQVMGQCLREDIATMFAKYLKDKIMFGAKLLRMNKDKGWIIPPPHLTSN; this is encoded by the coding sequence ATGGGCGTTATGGAAGGAAATCCGAAAAAAGAACCAATGCATTACGGTGAAGTTATTGGAGTATGGGCATATATTGGCGCGAATAATGGCTTAATCAGTGGCTACGAGGCATTCGTTAATCATGCAGCAGATGAGGATTTAATCAAGCTTCTAAAAGAAGCTGTTCAAACAATGAAATCAGAAGTAAAAGAGCTTGAGGGTCTTTTGCAAGAGAACGGTATTACGCCTCCGCCTGCATTACCTGGTCGAGGAACAGCGAATGCAGAAGACATTCCTGCTGGCGCAAGGTTTATGGATCCAGAAATTAGTGCCGCCATGTCGATAAATGTCGGACAAGGAATGGTGTCGATAAGCCAAGTGATGGGGCAGTGCCTGAGAGAAGATATCGCTACGATGTTCGCTAAATATCTGAAAGATAAAATCATGTTTGGCGCGAAGTTATTGCGAATGAATAAAGACAAGGGTTGGATTATTCCACCGCCACATCTTACTTCAAATTAG